The proteins below come from a single Kitasatospora sp. NBC_00315 genomic window:
- a CDS encoding SDR family oxidoreductase: MADLNDRTALVTGASRGIGKAVAQRLAADGVRVAVHYGTQEKAADETVAAIERAGGRAFPVRADLSRDDAVDTLFEGLREGLEGRPLHILVNNAAVAAAPTDPALAARPDHVPGLSDVTSEEFDRLYRINVRAPFFVTQRALPLLADGGRIVNVSSAVTRIAWPLLPYAMTKGALEMMAPRLANELGGRGITVNTVAPGITDTDMNRWVHEIPGAEASISGLTALRRLGRPNDVADVVAFLVSRDARWITGQLLDASGGMALAPAMM; encoded by the coding sequence ATGGCGGATCTCAATGACAGGACGGCCCTGGTCACCGGTGCCTCGCGCGGCATCGGCAAGGCCGTCGCCCAGCGCCTCGCCGCCGACGGCGTCCGGGTCGCGGTGCACTACGGGACGCAGGAGAAGGCCGCGGACGAGACGGTGGCGGCGATCGAGCGGGCGGGCGGGCGGGCCTTCCCGGTCCGGGCCGACCTGTCGCGCGACGACGCCGTCGACACCCTCTTCGAGGGGCTGCGGGAGGGACTGGAGGGGCGGCCGCTGCACATCCTGGTCAACAACGCGGCCGTCGCCGCCGCCCCGACGGATCCGGCCCTGGCGGCGCGGCCCGACCACGTCCCGGGCCTGTCGGACGTGACGTCCGAGGAGTTCGACAGGCTCTACCGGATCAACGTCCGGGCACCGTTCTTCGTGACCCAGCGGGCCCTGCCCCTGTTGGCCGACGGCGGCCGCATCGTCAACGTTTCCTCGGCCGTCACCCGGATCGCCTGGCCGCTCCTGCCGTACGCCATGACCAAGGGCGCCCTGGAGATGATGGCCCCCAGGCTCGCCAACGAGCTCGGCGGCCGTGGCATCACCGTCAACACGGTGGCGCCAGGGATCACCGACACCGACATGAACCGCTGGGTGCACGAGATCCCGGGGGCCGAGGCGAGCATCTCCGGCCTCACGGCGCTGCGCCGCCTCGGCCGGCCGAACGACGTCGCCGACGTCGTCGCCTTCCTGGTCTCGCGCGACGCCCGCTGGATCACGGGGCAGCTCCTGGACGCCAGCGGCGGCATGGCCCTCGCACCCGCCATGATGTGA
- a CDS encoding thioesterase II family protein, with protein sequence MAPTAPNEDESLWLRCFEPAPEAPARLLCLPHAGGSAGTYLRLARSLAPETEVLAVQYPGRQDRRSEPCAESVEALADALFTAVRDRVDASTALFGHSMGAVLAFELARRLERDAGVRCVRLFASGRRAPSAFRDDSAPAASDAAMLAELRSLGGTDLRILQDEELLTAALPALRADYRAIGRYRAAEDATVDCPITVLVGDADPRTSPDEARAWARHSTAPCEVLTFPGGHFFLDGNHDAVVDVVTARLRADRAACADLV encoded by the coding sequence ATGGCGCCAACCGCCCCGAACGAGGACGAATCCCTCTGGCTCCGGTGCTTCGAGCCGGCCCCGGAGGCACCTGCCCGGCTGCTCTGCCTCCCGCACGCCGGCGGATCCGCCGGCACCTACCTGCGGCTCGCCCGGTCCCTCGCCCCCGAAACCGAGGTCCTGGCCGTCCAGTACCCCGGCCGCCAGGACCGCCGCTCCGAGCCCTGCGCCGAGTCCGTCGAGGCCCTGGCGGACGCGCTCTTCACGGCTGTCCGGGACCGCGTCGACGCGTCCACCGCACTGTTCGGGCACAGCATGGGCGCGGTCCTCGCCTTCGAGCTCGCCCGGCGCCTGGAGCGGGACGCCGGCGTCCGCTGCGTCCGGCTCTTCGCCTCCGGCCGCCGGGCGCCGTCCGCCTTCCGCGACGACTCCGCCCCGGCCGCCAGCGACGCCGCGATGCTCGCCGAGCTGCGCTCCCTCGGCGGGACCGACCTGCGGATCCTCCAGGACGAGGAGCTGCTGACCGCCGCACTGCCCGCCCTGCGGGCCGACTACCGCGCGATCGGCCGCTACCGCGCCGCCGAGGACGCCACCGTCGACTGCCCGATCACGGTGCTGGTCGGCGACGCCGATCCCAGGACCAGCCCCGACGAGGCGCGCGCCTGGGCCCGCCACAGCACGGCGCCGTGCGAGGTGCTGACCTTCCCCGGCGGGCACTTCTTCCTCGACGGCAACCACGACGCGGTGGTGGACGTCGTCACCGCCCGCCTCCGGGCGGACCGGGCGGCCTGCGCCGACCTGGTGTGA